The proteins below come from a single Rosa rugosa chromosome 2, drRosRugo1.1, whole genome shotgun sequence genomic window:
- the LOC133732516 gene encoding mediator of RNA polymerase II transcription subunit 13 isoform X5: MWTNVFKLPGFKQLSWYQYLPHESELIKLPDKSSVKDAATQMVLSSHLQLQKEGLLSTWTNSFVGPWDPSQGMHNPDEKIKLWLFLPGRYSTVPDSAQVAVSKLRVVASGVWISPGDSEEVATALSQALRNRIERVLSGFAYMRFGDVFSKFHPSQSEEHLRRGQPTIEFIFAATEEGIFVHALVSAKHVRALSSGDLERVLKHSSKNSGYRLPVIASPHGICGRLTGCCPSDLVKQVYFSSSSKSKTSNGFIGLPNHVSQGSGCQLRGQSCYVEVTLGCPRPGSDRALQSNSHSFRNVVKHQLAESPALGRGDQKGSLDNSTVYEKTFVYPAEAVLVPALQFARSSLKSSDSIDPMEEWNETNGIRTQRGYNSSSNSNCSSISSISSSSSETDYKMATGAGELEADADSLSCRQSGLSFHDRAENDMLKLGSKRPRPGMTESFAQVGTSTSASLQDTYKSDYGSVEVNNSAITGFANEQIGSHWDWDGDDSDNGTDIHALLDEFGGFGDFFENDALPFGEPPGTAESQTLMFSAPDSGDVVDNAVGAMDVSDQLLLSEGFASFESLIPPPPAPMEETLGKNQGVGNGALASGPVNCSSASNVSEFDHIIKAEALMTFAPEYGAVETPTSEVSSSIFRSPYLPKSRKVESSSSSANNYTYGATPPSPCFDVCDEKTGMPMNSKACPGKKDANNILWSKNYYIHVGSGKEQQDGRLFTSSKDTVLTRDGVAPSSFSTLNSTNAVKASQRKMIEGTFDSENFFLSMSTIPATEIECLIFQASMCKIRHTLLSSSSLSSIGRLPGEPSMMPDNVSGKHELKRKDSIPIRIAGDNDGGIIDGHLNAPVGVWRSVGAPRVSKPSSSSSMEISTSLPHTSFGDEGMLSYGQRQPLQELLDGITLIVQQATAFVDLALDSDCGDGPYGWLALQEQWRKGFSCGPSMVHAGCGGTLASCHSLDIAGVELTDPLSADVHASSVISLLQSDIKTALKSAFGMLDGPLSVTDWCKGRNQSGETTVDGFSAESTISDCRDSSSTVALSMGEPLSPSPSVGSTGLKDVAKVDETSQRRSNQENSSSESDLQISSRLRPTLLVAPLPAILVGYQDDWLKTSASSLHLWEKAPLEPYALQKPITYCVICPDIDPLTSAAADFFQQLGSVYETCKLGTHLPQSFGNQMEVDSGKLASAGFMLLDCPQAMKIESSNASLVGSISDYFLSLSNGWDLTSYLKSLSKALKALKLGQCLSPNAKEGSSSPSMVIYVVCPFPEPIAVLQTVIESSVAIGSVVFQSDRERRSTLHSQVSKALSYSAAVDEASISNVLVLSGFSVPKLVLQIVTVDAIFKVTSPSLNELVILKETAFTVYNKARRISRGSSNDTVQSSSLSSRSHSVLTQMSSPSPGMWKDCVGPRITGHSLPREGEIDASLRTGAWDGSWPRTAAVSCDPSRMGDIFLQDETRYMFEPFFILAEPGSVDRGISPLASGNYPSESSKPFSDESGGVFMPTASGDTGSGSQADVSELDKTPSLHCCYGWTEDWRWLICIWTDSRGELLDSHIFPFGGISSRQDTKGLECLFVQVLQQGCQILQVCSSDTGLTKPRDFVIARIGSFYELEYQEWQKAINSVGGSEVKKWNLQLRRSVSDGMSASSNGPSLQQQEMSLIQERNLPSSPGPLYGSPHSKMSGYMKGGLGQPSARKQLMGAHTLIDSSRSLLQWVQSISFVTIAIDHSLQLVFQADIPSPGAQGGFGVGSSGYLEGFTPVKSLGSTPASYILIPSPSMRFLPPTPLQLPTCLTAESPPLAHLLHSKGSAIPLSTCFVVSKAVPTMRKDYRSNLKEEWPSTLLVSLIDHYGGNNFSQEKIMRGNAKQLGRSPSSEAREFEIEAHAILESVAAELHALSWMTLSPAYLERRTALPFHCDMVLRLRRLLHFADKELSKHPEKAQTVA, translated from the exons ATGTGGACCAATGTTTTCAAACTT CCTGGTTTTAAACAACTATCATGGTATCAATATCTCCCTCACGAGTCGGAGTTGATCAAACTACCAGACAAAAG CAGTGTGAAAGATGCTGCCACGCAGATGGTACTTTCATCACATTTACAGTTGCAGAAGGAAGGATTACTCAGCACATGGACCAATTCCTTTGTTGGGCCTTGGGATCCATCACAGGGCATGCACAACCCGG ATGAGAAAATTAAACTATGGCTTTTCCTGCCTGGGCGTTATTCAACTGTTCCCGACTCTGCTCAAGTTGCagtgtctaaattaagag TTGTTGCATCTGGAGTTTGGATATCTCCTGGGGACTCAGAAGAGGTTGCAACTGCCCTTTCTCAGGCTCTGAGGAATCGTATAGAGAG AGTGCTATCTGGATTCGCCTATATGAGATTTGGAGATGTTTTTTCAAAGTTCCATCCATCACAAAGTGAAGAGCATCTCAG GAGAGGGCAGCCTACAATTGAATTTATTTTTGCTGCCACTGAAGAGGGAATATTTGTGCATGCCTTAGTGTCAGCAAA GCATGTCCGAGCACTTTCCAGTGGTGATTTGGAGAGAGTACTGAAGCATTCTTCCAAAAATTCTGGTTATAGGCTTCCAG TAATTGCATCTCCTCATGGAATATGTGGTAGGCTTACTGGATGTTGCCCAAGTGATCTTGTGAAACAAGTGTATTTCAG CAGTTCTAGCAAGTctaagacttcaaatggtttcATTGGTCTGCCAAATCACGTCTCTCAAGGTTCTGGTTGCCAACTTAGGGGTCAAAGTTGCTATGTTGAAGTTACTCTTGGCTGTCCTAGACCTGGAAGTGACAGGGCCTTGCAATCAAACTCACATTCCTTCAGGAATGTAGTGAAGCATCAACTTGCTGAATCTCCTGCTTTAGGAAGAGGTGATCAGAAGGGATCTTTGGATAATTCAACAGTTTATGAGAAAACATTTGTATATCCAGCTGAGGCAGTGCTTGTCCCAGCTTTGCAATTTGCGAGATCATCTCTGAAAAG TTCTGATAGTATAGATCCTATGGAGGAATGGAATGAAACCAATGGTATTCGCACACAACGTGGCTATAATAGTAGTAGTAACAGTAATTGTAGCAGCATTAGTAGCATAAGTAGCAGCTCGAGTGAAACTGATTACAAGATGGCAACAGGAGCCGGTGAACTAGAGGCTGACGCTGATTCTTTAAGCTGTAGACAGTCTGGTTTATCTTTTCACGATCGTGCAGAAAATGATATGTTGAAATTG GGTTCTAAGCGCCCTCGACCTGGGATGACTGAGTCGTTTGCTCAAGTGGGTACATCTACAAGTGCTTCTTTGCAGGATACGTACAAGTCTGATTATGGTTCTGTGGAAGTCAACAACTCGGCGATCACTGGATTTGCAAACGAACAGATTGGATCTCATTGGGATTGGGATGGTGATGATAGTGACAATGGCACCGATATACATGCTTTGCTGGATGAGTTTGGAGGTTTTGGAGATTTCTTTGAAAATGATGCCTTGCCTTTTGGGGAG CCCCCAGGAACTGCAGAATCTCAGACACTTATGTTTTCCGCTCCAGATTCTGGCGATGTAGTCGACAATGCAGTTGGGGCTATGGATGTTTCTGATCAGTTGCTTCTGTCAGAGGGTTTTGCATCGTTCGAAAGCCTTATCCCACCCCCTCCGGCACCCATGGAAGAGACACTCGGCAAAAATCAAGGAGTCGGAAATGGTGCTTTGGCATCAGGTCCTGTGAACTGCTCTTCAGCATCTAATGTCAGTGAATTTGATCACATAATAAAAGCCGAGGCACTGATGACATTTGCTCCTGAATATGGAGCTGTTGAAACCCCTACAAGTGAAGTCTCATCTTCCATTTTCCGAAGCCCATACTTGCCAAAATCTAGAAAAGTGGAGAGTTCAAGTTCAAGTGCAAATAATTACACGTATGGTGCAACACCACCTTCTCCTTGCTTTGATGTATGTGATGAGAAGACTGGTATGCCAATGAATTCAAAAGCATGTCCTGGAAAGAAAGATGCAAACAACATTCTCTGGTCAAAGAACTATTACATCCATGTGGGCAGTGGTAAAGAGCAACAAGACGGAAGATTGTTTACAAGTAGTAAAGACACTGTACTCACACGTGATGGGGTCGCACCATCTTCATTCTCAACACTTAATTCTACAAATGCTGTCAAAGCATCTCAGAGGAAAATGATTGAAGGGACATTTGACTCAGAAAATTTCTTTTTGTCAATGAGTACCATTCCTGCAACTGAAATTGAATGCCTCATATTCCAGGCGTCAATGTGTAAGATACGGCACACCTTATTGTCTTCAAGTAGTCTTTCATCTATTGGCAGGCTGCCTGGTGAACCAAGTATGATGCCAGATAATGTATCGGGAAAACATGAGCTGAAGAGGAAAGATTCCATACCAATTAGAATTGCTGGTGATAATGATGGAGGAATAATAGATGGACATCTCAATGCGCCTGTTGGTGTTTGGCGCTCTGTAGGAGCTCCTCGGGTCTCGAAACCCTCAAGTTCATCTAGTATGGAAATTAGCACATCCTTGCCTCATACCTCATTCGGTGATGAGGGTATGCTTTCTTATGGGCAACGACAACCACTTCAGGAACTTCTTGATGGCATTACATTAATTGTACAACAAGCTACTGCTTTTGTTGATTTGGCTCTGGACTCAGATTGTGGTGATGGTCCTTATGGTTGGCTTGCTTTACAAGAGCAGTGGAGAAAGGGATTTTCTTGTGGGCCTTCTATGGTCCATGCAGGTTGTGGGGGTACACTGGCTTCTTGTCACTCCCTGGACATTGCTGGTGTGGAGTTAACTGATCCGCTCTCTGCTGAT GTTCATGCTTCATCTGTGATTAGTTTGCTGCAGTCTGACATAAAGACGGCCTTAAAGTCTGCATTTGGTATGTTGGATGGGCCATTGTCTGTCACTGATTGGTGCAAAGGCCGCAACCAATCAGGAGAAACCACAGTGGATGGATTTTCTGCTGAGTCCACTATAAGTGATTGTAGAGATTCGTCAAGTACTGTAGCACTATCTATGGGAGAACCATTGAGCCCATCACCTTCTGTTGGATCAACTGGCCTTAAAG ATGTAGCGAAAGTGGATGAGACATCCCAAAGAAGATCAAACCAAGAAAACAGTAGTTCTGAATCTGACCTGCAGATAAGCTCGCGGCTAAGACCGACACTTTTGGTTGCTCCATTGCCTGCTATACTTGTTGG GTATCAAGATGATTGGCTTAAGACATCAGCAAGCTCTCTGCACCTCTGGGAAAAGGCTCCCCTTGAGCCATATGCTCTGCAAAAACCT ATTACTTATTGTGTTATATGTCCAGACATCGATCCCCTTACCTCTGCCGCTGCTGATTTTTTTCAGCAACTAGGAAGTG TTTATGAAACATGTAAATTGGGAACTCATTTACCTCAGAGTTTTGGGAATCAAATGGAGGTTGACTCTGGAAAATTGGCATCTGCTGGATTCATGCTACTTGATTGCCCTCAAGCAATGAAGATTGAAAGCAGCAATGCATCTCTAGTGGGCTCAATAAGTgattattttctttctctttcaaaTGGTTGGGACTTGACGAGCTACCTGAAGTCTCTTTCAAAGGCTCTCAAAGCTTTGAAACTTGGTCAATGCTTGTCTCCAAATGCAAAAGAAGGAAGCAGCAGTCCTTCCATG GTAATATATGTGGTGTGCCCCTTCCCCGAACCTATTGCAGTTTTGCAGACAGTTATTGAATCTTCTGTTGCTATTGGATCCGTTGTCTTCCAATCAGACAGAGAAAGGAGATCTACATTGCACAGTCAGGTTTCAAAGGCATTAAGCTACTCAGCAGCAGTGGACGAAGCATCAATATCAAATGTTTTAGTACTCTCTGGGTTTAGCGTTCCTAAATTGGTACTGCAGATTGTGACAGTTGATGCCATTTTCAAAGTTACTAGTCCATCACTGAATGAGCTTGTGATTCTTAAGGAGACTGCTTTTACTGTTTACAACAAGGCTCGTCGAATATCACGAGGATCTTCTAATGATACAGTCCAGTCATCATCATTGTCTAGTAGATCCCATTCAGTCCTCACACAAATGTCTTCTCCCTCTCCGGGGATGTGGAAGGATTGTGTTGGCCCTCGTATTACCGGGCATTCCCTTCCAAGAGAGGGTGAAATTGACGCTAGTTTGAGGACTGGTGCCTGGGATGGTTCATGGCCAAGAACTGCAGCTGTAAGCTGTGATCCCAGCCGAATGGGAGATATTTTCCTTCAAGATGAAACTCGCTACATGTTTGAACCGTTTTTTATTCTTGCGGAACCTGGTTCTGTAGATCGTGGGATTTCACCTTTGGCTTCTGGTAATTATCCATCAGAATCTTCTAAGCCATTTTCCGATGAGAGTGGTGGAGTTTTTATGCCAACTGCAAGTGGGGATACTGGATCAGGCTCTCAAGCTGATGTATCTGAGTTAGATAAGACTCCAAGCCTGCATTGTTGCTATGGATGGACAGAGGATTGGCGCTGGCTAATATGCATCTGGACAGATTCTAGGGGAGAATTACTTGATAGCCACATATTCCCCTTTGGTGGAATTAGTAGTAGACAAGACACAAAGGGACTGGAGTGCCTTTTTGTCCAAGTTCTGCAGCAAGGCTGTCAGATACTGCAGGTATGCTCTTCTGATACTGGACTGACAAAACCCAGGGACTTCGTGATTGCACGCATTGGAAGTTTCTACGAACTTGAATACCAAG AGTGGCAGAAAGCAATTAATTCAGTTGGGGGTTCAGAAGTGAAAAAATGGAACTTGCAATTGCGGCGATCTGTATCTGATGGGATGTCTGCTAGTAGTAATGGGCCTTCCTTGCAGCAGCAGGAAATGAGTTTGATTCAAGAAAGAAATCTACCTTCGTCACCTGGCCCTCTATATGGAAGCCCTCACTCAAAGATGTCTGGATATATGAAAGGTGGTTTGGGACAACCTTCTGCGAGAAAGCAGCTTATGGGTGCACATACGTTGATTGACAGCTCAAGAAGTTTGCTTCAGTGGGTGCAAAGCATCAGCTTTGTCACAATTGCAATTGACCATTCTTTACAGCTCGTCTTTCAGGCAGATATACCTTCTCCTG GAGCTCAAGGTGGTTTTGGTGTGGGCTCGTCCGGATATCTGGAAGGCTTCACCCCTGTGAAGTCTCTTGGCTCCACACCTGCATCTTACATTCTGATCCCGTCACCTAGCATGCGTTTCCTTCCTCCAACACCTCTTCAGCTGCCCACATGTCTCACTGCTGAATCACCTCCACTAGCACATCTCCTTCACAGCAAAGGCTCTGCTATTCCCCTTTCTACTTGTTTTGTGGTTTCAAAAGCTGTACCTACTATGAGGAAAGATTATAGGAGCAACTTGAAAGAGGAATGGCCTTCAACTCTTTTGGTCAGTCTTATTGATCACTATGGAGGTAATAACTTTAGCCAAGAAAAGATCATGAGAGGTAATGCTAAACAACTGGGAAGGAGTCCAAGCTCGGAAGCTAGAGAATTTGAAATTGAGGCTCATGCCATCCTTGAATCTGTTGCAGCAGAGCTTCATGCACTCTCTTGGATGACCCTGAGTCCAGCATACCTGGAGAGGCGGACTGCCCTGCCTTTCCACTGTGATATGGTTTTGAGACTGAGGAGGCTTCTTCATTTTGCTGATAAGGAGCTCTCTAAGCATCCTGAGAAGGCACAGACTGTGGCTTAA